In Apostichopus japonicus isolate 1M-3 chromosome 3, ASM3797524v1, whole genome shotgun sequence, a single genomic region encodes these proteins:
- the LOC139964121 gene encoding uncharacterized protein → MDAQLLIGLYVTVIFISAAISNDLSSPTIECPDDVIMLGPPEDGKIEVMWDLVFACQNESAVMCNFTVTVINPECPRDFTISLAEARSGVNWTAPVQVKGYTQTATREPGPIEDIGNYSVRYTYNRAGNDTEIVAECSFNITIYDSEEISTREPETSRDCEKIATRETEPRRDDDHLILALSLTTALGFILWIITIIILFRKHLCQGKTSPTNDEATNQRTLKKNAPRAEPPDRPVPRLNGFQQEENLYNNDNESKLYDNAPLGLHKGRSEDDVSSVHTEGIPEGSNGFNEQETSLSNTHIPHGTPNSNVDATPLESRSEFDVDKHRHTMVNVYPVIDVIEPSQPAEDNREEVGGKLNTFMNKHPVNGNL, encoded by the exons ATGGACGCTCAGCttcttataggcctatatgtcaCTGTCATCTTTATTAGTGCTGCAATTTCTAATG ATCTTTCATCGCCGACAATAGAATGCCCGGATGACGTCATAATGCTGGGTCCGCCTGAAGACGGAAAAATCGAAGTGATGTGGGATTTGGTATTTGCATGCCAGAATGAAAGCGCTGTGATGTGTAACTTTACAGTTACCGTAATAA ATCCCGAATGTCCACGTGACTTTACAATATCGTTGGCTGAAGCAAGATCCGGAGTTAATTGGACAGCACCGgttcaggtcaaaggttatacCCAAACAGCTACACGAGAGCCAGGCCCTATCGAGGACATCGGGAATTATTCAGTACGTTATACCTATAACAGGGCGGGAAATGACACAGAGATCGTCGCAGAGTGTTCCTTCAACATTACGATTtatg ATTCCGAAGAGATATCAACACGCGAACCGGAAACTTCTCGAG ATTGCGAAAAGATTGCAACACGCGAAACGGAACCTAGGCGAG ATGATGATCACTTAATTCTAGCGCTATCATTGACGACGGCTTTGGGATTTATTCTCTGgatcatcaccattatcattTTATTTCGAAAACACCTTTGTCAAGGAAAGACCTCGCCAACCAACGACGAAGCCACAAATCAGCGGACTTTGAAGAAAAATGCCCCGAGAGCCGAACCACCGGATCGCCCAGTCCCACGCTTGAATGGTTTCcaacaagaagaaaaccttTATAATAACGACAATGAATCCAAGCTTTACGACAATGCTCCTTTAGGCCTGCACAAGGGACGATCTGAAGACGACGTTAGTAGTGTCCATACAGAGGGAATACCGGAGGGAAGTAACGGTTTCAACGAACAAGAAACATCACTTTCAAATACACACATACCACATGGAACTCCCAATTCCAACGTTGATGCTACGCCCTTGGAGTCCCGGAGCGAATTCGACGTCGATAAACACAGGCACACCATGGTAAATGTCTATCCGGTTATCGATGTTATTGAACCTTCTCAGCCTGCTGAAGATAATAGGGAAGAAGTGGGTGGTAAACTTAACACATTTATGAACAAACATCCCGTGAATGGAAACCTATAG